The Streptomyces luteogriseus genome includes a window with the following:
- a CDS encoding TetR/AcrR family transcriptional regulator — protein MPKPVVPEEKRRRRRPTKSGTVLTEELIVETALRMLREHGSAGLTARRLGLALDADPSTLYRYFRGMDDLTLAIGDALIGQALEGWRPTGEWREDLRSFGLRIHAAYLAHPQAALLTTNRVTGRAHELAADEAVLDVLRRAGFPLPDTVRIYHAFIDQTLAFAALDAASLALPRDSLHADEDMWRSTYARLPAATHPRIAEAAPLLATRMLTSAYPTALEMLLESAAARLEGIRD, from the coding sequence GTGCCCAAGCCCGTGGTACCCGAGGAGAAACGCCGCCGGCGCAGGCCCACCAAGAGCGGCACCGTGCTGACGGAGGAGCTGATCGTCGAGACGGCGCTGCGCATGTTGCGCGAACACGGCAGCGCCGGACTCACCGCCCGCCGGCTGGGCCTCGCCCTGGACGCCGACCCGAGCACGCTCTACCGGTACTTCCGCGGCATGGACGACCTGACCCTCGCCATCGGCGACGCGCTCATCGGCCAGGCACTCGAGGGCTGGCGGCCCACGGGGGAGTGGCGGGAGGATCTGCGGTCCTTCGGGCTGCGCATCCACGCGGCGTACCTGGCCCATCCGCAAGCCGCCCTGCTGACCACGAACCGTGTCACGGGGCGGGCCCACGAGCTGGCCGCGGACGAGGCCGTCCTGGACGTCCTGCGCAGGGCCGGTTTCCCGCTGCCCGACACCGTGCGCATCTACCACGCCTTCATCGACCAGACCCTGGCCTTCGCCGCGCTGGACGCCGCCTCGCTGGCCCTGCCCAGGGACTCGCTGCACGCCGACGAGGACATGTGGCGCTCCACCTACGCCCGTCTGCCCGCCGCCACCCATCCCCGCATCGCCGAGGCGGCGCCGCTGCTCGCCACCCGGATGCTCACCAGCGCCTACCCGACGGCCCTGGAGATGCTCCTGGAGAGCGCGGCCGCCCGGCTCGAGGGCATCCGCGACTGA